In a genomic window of Bemisia tabaci chromosome 1, PGI_BMITA_v3:
- the LOC140226093 gene encoding uncharacterized protein: MPNRSTTETVSISTDTSLASPDITWISTDTSPALCTTCWISTDTSPASTGTSRMSTDSSPASTGTSWMSTDSSPASTNTSWISTDSSPASTGTNWISTDSSPGSVEHLLVSVEVQLISVEALLISVEIN; the protein is encoded by the coding sequence ATGCCGAATCGATCCACTACTGAAACAGTTTCGATTTCAACCGACACGAGTCTGGCCTCACCTGACATAACTTGGATCTCAACCGACACGAGTCCCGCCTTATGTACCACATGTTGGATCTCAACCGACACGAGTCCGGCCTCAACTGGTACAAGTCGGATGTCAACTGACTCTAGTCCAGCCTCAACTGGTACCAGTTGGATGTCAACTGACTCGAGTCCAGCCTCAACTAATACCAGTTGGATCTCAACTGACTCGAGTCCGGCCTCAACTGGTACCAATTGGATCTCAACTGACTCGAGTCCGGGCTCAGTTGAGCATCTACTGGTATCAGTTGAAGTTCAACTGATATCAGTAGAAGCTCTACTGATATCAGTTGAAATCAACTGA